AGTTGCCCTTCACGGTGACGCAAGCGTGCTTTGCGCTGTTTCAATCGGCAAACGTGGGTAGCGCCTCCTACGTGCTGCTCTCCATGGCGAATGCCAATCTTCTTCGCGCGTTCGGCTCGCGGGAGCACCAGCGCCTGTACTTGAGGCCGCTGCTCGATGGCCGTTACTTCGGCACCATGGCGTTGACTGAACCGCAGGCGGGATCGTCGCTGTCGGACCTACGCAGCACGGCGGTTCCAGCTCCGGATGGGCATTATCTGCTCACCGGAAATAAGATCTTCATTTCCGGCGGGGATCATGAACTCTGCGAGAACATCATTCATCTGGTGCTGGCGAGGGTTCGGGGCGCACCAGCGGGCGCGAAGGGAATTTCGCTTTTTATAGTGCCCAAGTTTCTTGTGAATCCGGATGGCTCGCGCGGCGCGCGCAACGATGTGGTCTTGAGTGGGTTGATCCACAAAATGGGCTGGCGCGGCACCACATCGACCATGCTCAACTTCGGCGAAAACGGGCGTTGTGTCGCATACCTGCTGGGCGAACCGCACCAAGGCCTGCGCTACATGTTCCACATGATGAACGAAGCGCGCGTTGGGGTCGGATTGAGCGCGGTCATGCTGGCCTACACGGCCTACTTGCACTCTCTCGCCTATGCTCGCGCACGACCCCAAGGCCGGTTGCCCGGCGCCAAGAATCCAGAGCAAGCCCAAGTGCCCATCATCGAACATGCCGACGTTCGGCGCATGCTGTTGGCGCAGAAGGCTTACGCCGAAGGCGGTTTGGCGCTGTGCCTTTATTGCGCGCGCTTGGTGGACGACAAAGATACCGCGCCCGGCGAGCACGAGCGGCAGGAGGCCCACCTTCTTCTGGAAATTCTCACGCCCATCGCCAAGTCCTGGCCATCGCAGTGGAGCCAGGAATCCATCAGCCTGGCCATTCAAGTCCACGGTGGCTATGGTTACACGCGCGAATACCCGGTGGAGCAGTTCTACCGGGACAACCGGTTGAACGCCATTCACGAGGGTACGCACGGCATTCACGGACTGGATCTGTTGGGCCGCAAGGTGGTGATGCAAGACGGGGCAGCCCTGCAATTGCTCATGCGGGAAATGGACCGCACCATTCGCGAAGCGAAAAAATGCAACTCGCCGGAACTCGTGCGCGCGGCTACTGCCCTGGCCGATGCCATCACGCTGCTGCTTGAGACCACGCGCAATCTCCTATGTGCCTCGGACCGCGGCGAAAGCGGCTTGGCGCTCGCCAACGCCAGCGTTTACCTCGAGATGACTGGGCACATCGTCATGGCGTGGATATGGTTGCGCCAGGCGCTCGTTGCCCTGGAGAGACTTCCGTCCGCGCCGGAAACCGACCGCGCCTTTTATCAGGGTAAGCTTCAGGCCTGCGGATTTTTCTTCCGCTGGGAGTTGCCAAAAATAAAACATCAAAACCAGCTCCTCAACGACATGGACAGGACTTGCCTTGAAATGCAGGATGAGTGGTTTTGAACGGAGGAAAATCCTTCACCACAGAGGTGCGGAGGCACAGAGAAATTCCAAATATAAATCTTCTCGGTGAAAGGCCTGGGACCAACATCGAGCACAAGTTTTGGGCCCTCTCTA
This sequence is a window from Betaproteobacteria bacterium. Protein-coding genes within it:
- a CDS encoding acyl-CoA dehydrogenase; amino-acid sequence: MTSRLINRRDLDFLLYEWLGAGALTVRDRFAEHGRQTFDAAIESAHRLAEEHFASHNRKADEHEPRLDGKFVSMIPEVKAALEAFSASGFTAAAHDYELGGMQLPFTVTQACFALFQSANVGSASYVLLSMANANLLRAFGSREHQRLYLRPLLDGRYFGTMALTEPQAGSSLSDLRSTAVPAPDGHYLLTGNKIFISGGDHELCENIIHLVLARVRGAPAGAKGISLFIVPKFLVNPDGSRGARNDVVLSGLIHKMGWRGTTSTMLNFGENGRCVAYLLGEPHQGLRYMFHMMNEARVGVGLSAVMLAYTAYLHSLAYARARPQGRLPGAKNPEQAQVPIIEHADVRRMLLAQKAYAEGGLALCLYCARLVDDKDTAPGEHERQEAHLLLEILTPIAKSWPSQWSQESISLAIQVHGGYGYTREYPVEQFYRDNRLNAIHEGTHGIHGLDLLGRKVVMQDGAALQLLMREMDRTIREAKKCNSPELVRAATALADAITLLLETTRNLLCASDRGESGLALANASVYLEMTGHIVMAWIWLRQALVALERLPSAPETDRAFYQGKLQACGFFFRWELPKIKHQNQLLNDMDRTCLEMQDEWF